AACGACTTACGCTTGAACGCTTTGAAGAACTCGCCGACGCCTATGGAGGCGTGGTTGCGCGATGGCCGGAGATTTATCGTTCGGACGCGATGAGTCTGGCCGCCGAACCCGTAGCTGCTCAAATCCTCGCAAAGGCGCTGACGCTCGACATGACCCTGGATATATGGTCGGTGGCCGCGCCAACCGCCAATTTGCAGGCACACCTTATCGACAACGCACCCGCTTCCGGCAGGCGGTTCGGGGGCCGCGCTCGGCTATGGTGGTCGGGATAGGCATTGCGGCGGCGCTTGCGGGGGCCGCTGCCGGAGCGGTCACCGTCGCCCTTGTTGCGCCTCTGGAAGCGACACCCGACGGCAGCACATCGTTCGGCGACATCGCCGGGCAGGAGACCTGATCCATGCGTCGCCTTCGCATCGCCCTTATCGTTTCAGTCCTGCTCAATCTTTTTCTGGCCGGGGCGTTGGTGTCCGGCATCCTGTCGCTGGAAACTGGAAGGCGGATGATCAACGCCGGCGCGCTCAGGGTGGCGGGTGCAGAATTGCCCGTTGCGGAACGCCAACCCTTCCGGGCAGCACTTCGTGAGACGCGGCGTACCATGCGAGCAACCATTCTCGAAGCCCTTGCAGCTAAGGCGCAGGCGGCTGCACTGCTGGCGGAGCCGACGGTCGATCAGGGTGCGCTCCTGAGCGCGCTCGACCGCGCGCGCGTTGCCGATGTGGCGG
This genomic stretch from Sphingomonas paeninsulae harbors:
- a CDS encoding periplasmic heavy metal sensor codes for the protein MRRLRIALIVSVLLNLFLAGALVSGILSLETGRRMINAGALRVAGAELPVAERQPFRAALRETRRTMRATILEALAAKAQAAALLAEPTVDQGALLSALDRARVADVAVRAAVERRAVAYAITLPPTDRAKLSDAMKRRAEGPRRRSQ